The following proteins come from a genomic window of Flavobacteriaceae bacterium MAR_2010_188:
- a CDS encoding putative endopeptidase, with protein MKYNINSIIGAMLLMVIVASCNEEKKEEVVVVKEQPGINLKDMDTTVKPSEDFYRYANGAWLDSTEIPGDRSTWGSIHELGKKTDSDALDILKSAISEDKDLKGINLVPGSDQEKAVLLYQTIMDTISRNQQGIEPLKPTLAKIDGIQNVKDLQTYMIEMESKGASSFFGFGVGPDAKNSSINVGQLGSGSLGLPERDYYIKDDEKAKEIRAKYVEHITKMLQFLGEDEAKANAEAKTILAFETKLAEPRMDKVEMRDPLKRYNPKSISELKQMVPIIDWDTYFNGIGVKRIDTVIVVDPGYMKAVQKILAQNNISDWKSYLKWHELNSAASKLSTEIDTQNWNFYSKELNGTKEQRPLDERALQTINWTLGEALGKLYVDQKFPPEAKAKAEKMIANVIKAYENRISKLEWMGDDTKKKAIEKLKSTTIKIAYPDQWKDYSELVVKSTEDGGSYLQNMQNAAEWNFKDDISKIGKEVDKSEWFMAPQIVNAYYYPPNNEIVFPAAILQPPFYNYLADDAVNYGGIGAVIGHEISHSFDDQGSKYDKEGNLNNWWTEEDLTQFQALGNLLATQFDDLEVLPEVNVDGKFTLGENIGDLGGINAAYDALQMSFKDSGEPEKIDGLTAEQRFFISWATVWRTLSTDDALGTQVKTDPHSPGMFRAVQPLRNIDAFYSAFNIKEGDPLYLAPEDRVHIW; from the coding sequence ATGAAATATAATATCAACTCCATTATAGGAGCCATGCTCTTAATGGTAATAGTTGCTTCATGTAACGAAGAGAAAAAAGAAGAAGTTGTTGTGGTGAAAGAACAACCAGGCATTAACTTAAAAGATATGGACACTACGGTAAAGCCAAGTGAAGACTTTTACCGATATGCCAACGGTGCTTGGTTAGATAGCACTGAAATTCCTGGAGATCGATCTACTTGGGGAAGCATCCACGAGCTTGGGAAAAAGACAGATAGTGATGCCTTAGATATTTTAAAATCTGCGATATCAGAAGACAAGGATTTAAAGGGAATCAATCTTGTACCAGGATCTGATCAAGAGAAAGCGGTTTTATTGTACCAAACGATTATGGATACCATATCTCGTAATCAACAAGGCATTGAACCCTTAAAACCTACTTTGGCTAAGATTGATGGAATACAAAACGTCAAGGACCTTCAAACTTATATGATTGAGATGGAGTCTAAGGGAGCGAGTTCTTTCTTTGGCTTTGGCGTGGGTCCAGATGCTAAGAACAGCAGTATAAATGTGGGGCAACTTGGTTCAGGCTCTTTAGGTTTACCAGAGAGGGATTATTACATTAAAGACGACGAAAAGGCTAAAGAAATTCGTGCAAAATATGTAGAGCATATTACCAAGATGCTGCAATTTTTAGGAGAGGATGAAGCTAAGGCCAATGCTGAGGCGAAGACTATTTTGGCTTTTGAAACCAAATTGGCCGAACCAAGAATGGACAAAGTCGAAATGAGAGACCCATTAAAAAGATACAATCCAAAATCTATCTCTGAGTTGAAGCAAATGGTACCGATCATTGATTGGGATACTTATTTCAATGGAATCGGAGTTAAACGGATAGATACCGTTATTGTAGTTGATCCGGGTTACATGAAGGCAGTTCAGAAGATTTTAGCGCAAAATAATATATCTGATTGGAAATCTTATCTAAAATGGCACGAACTAAATAGTGCTGCCAGCAAATTAAGTACCGAAATCGATACCCAAAACTGGAATTTCTACAGTAAAGAATTAAACGGCACCAAAGAACAGCGTCCGTTAGATGAAAGAGCGCTACAGACCATTAATTGGACTTTAGGTGAAGCATTGGGTAAATTATATGTAGACCAAAAATTTCCACCAGAGGCTAAGGCTAAAGCTGAGAAGATGATTGCTAACGTTATCAAAGCCTATGAAAATAGAATTAGTAAGCTAGAGTGGATGGGGGATGACACCAAGAAAAAGGCTATCGAAAAGCTTAAGTCCACCACCATAAAAATTGCTTATCCTGATCAATGGAAAGATTATAGCGAATTGGTCGTAAAAAGTACTGAAGATGGAGGTTCGTATTTGCAGAATATGCAAAATGCCGCAGAATGGAACTTTAAGGACGATATTTCTAAAATCGGAAAAGAAGTAGATAAGAGCGAATGGTTTATGGCTCCGCAAATCGTGAATGCTTATTATTATCCACCCAACAACGAAATTGTATTTCCTGCAGCTATATTACAGCCGCCATTTTATAATTATTTAGCGGATGATGCGGTTAATTACGGAGGAATTGGCGCAGTAATCGGACACGAAATCTCACACAGTTTTGATGATCAAGGTTCTAAGTACGATAAAGAAGGAAATCTAAATAACTGGTGGACCGAAGAAGATCTTACCCAATTTCAAGCTTTAGGCAATCTATTGGCCACTCAATTTGATGATCTGGAAGTTCTTCCAGAAGTAAATGTGGACGGTAAATTTACCTTAGGAGAAAATATCGGTGACCTAGGTGGTATAAATGCTGCTTATGACGCATTACAAATGAGTTTCAAGGATTCTGGTGAACCTGAAAAAATCGATGGACTTACCGCAGAACAGCGGTTCTTTATCAGCTGGGCAACGGTCTGGAGAACCTTAAGCACGGATGATGCTCTTGGCACCCAAGTTAAAACAGACCCGCACTCTCCAGGAATGTTTAGAGCGGTACAACCATTAAGAAATATAGATGCGTTTTACTCAGCCTTCAATATTAAGGAAGGCGACCCACTATACTTAGCACCAGAAGACCGGGTGCATATTTGGTAA